In Argiope bruennichi chromosome X1, qqArgBrue1.1, whole genome shotgun sequence, a single window of DNA contains:
- the LOC129958205 gene encoding protein PBDC1-like, protein MENSGAFSEKKSSFFDADSYVNTPDIELAWVGKAAEHMEIHYNLITSVPPRSLKLTPHDDKIYNAFIAQFPNFKLDVLEIDSLKSEESKEKWRKFCEDFRDTVEDATFGTLVRIDSSKDYSEENTILVLRVQFLAIEIARNRLGLNDGLKKL, encoded by the exons atggaGAATAGTGGAGCGTTCTCAGAGAAGAAAAGCAGCTTTTTTGATGCTGATTCTTATGTGAACaca CCTGATATTGAATTAGCATGGGTTGGCAAGGCTGCTGAGCACATGGAAATACATTATAAT ctcATCACATCAGTTCCGCCTAGGTCGCTGAAATTAACTCCACATGATGATAAgatatataatgcatttattgcACAGTTTCCTAATTTCAAGTTGGACGTTTTAGAAATAGACAGTTTGAAAAGTGAAGAAAGTAAAGAG AAATGGCGAAAATTTTGCGAAGATTTTCGTGACACTGTTGAAGACGCTACATTTGGCACTTTAGTACGCATTGATAGCTCAAAAGACTATAGTGAAGAGAATACCATACTAG tgttaCGTGTTCAATTTCTAGCAATAGAAATTGCTAGAAACAGGCTTGGACTAAATGATGGACTAAAGAAATTATAA
- the LOC129958204 gene encoding pyruvate kinase PKM-like: MGDQRAVKQVREQDYTLLDHLSVLDIDAPPSNCRLTGIICTIGPSSRDVNMLVDMINAGMNIARMNFSHGTHDYHAGTIKNVREAVKIVSEQQGIPSYPVAVALDTKGPEIRTGLLCGGPSAEVEIKKDANVKIVTIDDYQEKCTADVIYVDYKNITKVLVPGNKVYIDDGLISLTVEKVGSDTVFCKVENGGMLGSKKGVNLPGVIVDLPAVSEKDKDDLKFGVEQKVDMVFASFIRNAAGVREIREILGEEGKDIKIISKIENHEGVKKIDEIIEESDGIMVARGDLGIEIPPEKVFLAQKMMIAKCNMLCKPVICATQMLESMVKKPRPTRAESSDVANAVLDGADCVMLSGETAKGEYPLQAVKMMHAICVEAEAAIFQRHVFIELSMKTPVPTDSTHTVAIAAVNASMKCLAAAIIVITTTGRTAHQVSKYRPKCPIIAVSRLTQTTRQAHLWRGILPLHFTGERLPDWPHDVDARIQFAIDFGKQRKFINSGDAVIVVTGWRKGAGATNTMRVVYVD, from the exons ATGGGTGACCAAAGAGCAGTCAAACAAGTTAGAGAACAAGATTACACTTTACTAGATCATTTGAGTGTTCTAGATATTGATGCACCTCCTTCTAATTGCCGATTGACCGGCATTATATGTACTATTG GTCCTTCATCTAGAGATGTAAACATGCTTGTGGATATGATTAATGCAGGAATGAACATTGCACGAATGAATTTTTCCCATGGGACGCATGAT TATCATGCTGGTACAATAAAGAATGTCAGAGAAGCAGTAAAAATCGTAAGTGAGCAGCAAGGGATACCTTCCTATCCAGTTGCTGTTGCTTTAGATACTAAAGGACCTGAAATAAGAACTGGTCTTCTTTGTGGG GGTCCATCAGCAGAagttgaaataaagaaagatgCCAATGTGAAAATTGTGACTATTGATGATTATCAAGAAAAATGCACAGCAGATGTTATCTatgttgattataaaaatataactaaagtcTTGGTTCCTGGAAATAAAGTTTACATTGATGATGGCCTCATTTCTCTGACTGTTGAAAAAGTTG GATCTGATACTGTGTTTTGTAAAGTTGAAAATGGTGGAATGCTTGGAAGCAAGAAAGGAGTGAATCTTCCTGGTGTAATTGTAGATTTACCTGCTGTGTCTGAAAAAGATAAAGACGATCTGAAATTTGGTGTTGAACAAAAa GTTGACATGGTATTTGCATCTTTTATCAGGAATGCAGCTGGTGTCCGAGAAATCAGAGAAATTTTGGGCGAAGAAgggaaagatataaaaattatatctaaaattgaaaatcacGAAGGTGTCAAGAA AATTGATGAAATCATTGAGGAAAGTGATGGTATAATGGTTGCCAGAGGTGATCTTGGAATTGAAATTCCTCCTGAAAAGGTCTTTTTAGCTCAAAAGATGATGATTGCCAAGTGTAACATGCTCTGTAAACCAGTTATTTGTGCAACTCAG ATGCTTGAAAGTATGGTTAAAAAACCCAGACCTACCAGAGCAGAAAGTTCTGATGTTGCCAATGCTGTATTGGATGGAGCAGATTGTGTTATGCTGTCAGGTGAAACAGCTAAAGGAGAATATCCACTTCAAGCTGTAAAAATGATGCATGCAATTTGTGTTGAAGCTGAAGCAGCCATTTTCCAACGACATGTGTTTATTGAATTGAGCATGAAAACACCTGTTCCAACTGATTCAACGCACACTGTTGCTATCGCTGCTGTAAATGCATCTATGAAATGCCTGGCTGCTGCCATTATTGTCATTACTACTACTGGAAG GACTGCTCATCAGGTATCAAAATACCGACCTAAATGCCCAATTATTGCAGTTTCACGCCTTACTCAAACAACCAGACAAGCTCATTTGTGGCGAGGAATATTGCCTTTGCACTTCACAg gaGAGCGTTTACCAGATTGGCCCCATGATGTGGATGCAAGAATTCAGTTTGCCATAGATTTTGGAAAACAGAGAAAGTTCATCAATTCTGGTGATGCTGTTATTGTTGTGACAGGTTGGAGAAAAGGAGCTGGTGCTACAAACACTATGCGTGTTGTATATGTTGACTAA